The proteins below are encoded in one region of Hordeum vulgare subsp. vulgare chromosome 3H, MorexV3_pseudomolecules_assembly, whole genome shotgun sequence:
- the LOC123440013 gene encoding uncharacterized protein LOC123440013 produces the protein MASPPYRFPALCEDEPTRRSARQSCGTCGASAVANCVALCCCPCAVVSCFTLALVKAPYVAGRRWVRRAKTQRISRGALRKTRRVRSLDDQVEGLGGSGGAGRASKEEEDWGELGRAAASGWWENTNDVNLLGDGRMRVSVTEKAWMEMYDVGHWGFGRLSFSLARDAAPAAQAVVIDDPEEPQPQEDDTVVAGR, from the coding sequence ATGGCGTCGCCTCCGTACCGGTTCCCCGCACTATGCGAGGACGAGCCCACGCGACGCTCCGCCAGGCAGTCATGCGGAACATGCGGCGCGTCGGCAGTGGCGAACTGCGTGGCGCTGTGCTGCTGCCCATGCGCGGTGGTGAGCTGCTTCACGCTGGCGCTCGTCAAGGCGCCCTACGTGGCGGGCCGGCGATGGGTCAGGCGCGCCAAGACGCAGCGTATCAGCAGGGGCGCGCTGCGGAAGACGAGGCGCGTCCGGAGCCTGGACGACCAGGTGGAGGGGCTGGGTGGCAGTGGCGGCGCCGGGCGGgcgagcaaggaggaggaggactgggGCGAGCTGGGCCGGGCCGCCGCCTCGGGTTGGTGGGAGAACACCAACGATGTAAATTTGCTCGGGGATGGCAGGATGAGGGTGAGCGTCACAGAGAAGGCGTGGATGGAGATGTACGACGTCGGGCACTGGGGCTTCGGCCGGCTGTCCTTCTCGCTGGCAAGAGACGCCGCGCCCGCCGCGCAGGCGGTGGTCATAGACGACCCAGAAGAGCCCCAACCCCAAGAGGATGACACTGTTGTTGCGGGGCGGTGA